The nucleotide window CAGAAGACACTTCTTAGACTCAGGGTAACCAATGAAAGACAAAGAACAAAGGAAACAAAGTGAAAGAGACAATAACAAAACACAACTCACTGAGTAATTATTGGCTCTGACAATTGGTGTGGTCTTGTAACGAAGGAAAAGTTTGAAAATGGAAACTGGGACAATGGAGGAAGTAAGACTTGTAGCCATCAAAGTAATTCCCAATGGTTCACTGTATGAGAGATATTCGATGGGTTTTGGAAGGCATTGGTCCTTTTCTGCATTTGGCCACATATCCCATGGACACTTGGAACAATCGATGGCATCTGAAAGATGGAGAATAAACTGTTTACACCATTGAACACTGTCCACCACACAACGCTCTGGCCTATGGCAAACTGCACAGCAGGTCTCCCCAGTAGGGGACAGGTCTAAATTTCCCATTGAAATGTGGCTAATCTTAGCAGCACATGTCTAAATGTAGATGTAAATTAGAACTCTGCTCCTCTAGGGATGGGCAGATGGTTTTTGTAAAGGTAATCACCCGGCTGCTGGCTGCGTACATTTAGTGGTCACAAATGTAGTTTACCTTGCTAACTAAGTGGTTGTCAAAGTAATCTTTGGTCAGGTGCTGTTCTTCTATTGCTCAAACTGAACAAAGGCTTACTTGAGCAACAGGACCCATAATGGTGAAGTAACATCTACATGTCTTACTGACTGCCAAATAGGTAATGGTGCTTTGGTCATGAATCTTCTTACCTGTCTCATTGGAGATCTCGCCTTGTGGGCAAGGGACACATTCAAAGCAGCATATTGGTTCTCCTCTACGGGGTGCTTTCCTGAACCCTGGCAAGCAGCTTTCACTACAAATGGAGACGGGTACCTAGGAAGACGTTTACAATGGATTAAAATGATTGCAGTAAAGATATGTTTTGGGTTTATAGTACAAAAGAGACTATGCAACCATTTCTAGACTTCCATTCCAtgttatgggcctgatttaataaagctctccaagattgaagaagatagaatatcataggtGAACTTACCGTAGGTAACcaagaacctggaatggattcttaaaaatttgctattagttgtaaaaaggttttaatccttgaccagataaattccaggttggctgtgatagcctatcttctcaaatcttggagcgctttaataaattaggccctataagAAATAGTTTTTTGGTTGAATTACACTAGATTtaaattactaaagaaatacaagcTTGCAATATTTCACACAAAATACCCAATCAATGCTTTCTTGCTTGGATGGTTGAACTCAGAAGAACTTTACCTAATTCACCAAAATCAGTAAATATCTTTTGCAAGGAAGGtatttcattttgctaagtgaacagctattcctttaaaaaatcaaCCCTACTGGGTGTACTTGCACTGTTATTTGTGTGCTACAGGGCAATAAACTTCATAGACAATAACAAAATTGTTATCAAACAATTGTTGTTGTAATTTATTATAGCAACATCCCTAAACTTTTTGGCTTAATTATGTACCATCTACAAGAACAGGAGATACAGTGTGAACCTACCTCATGCCCACCATTGGGCCACCACACTGAACTTGTATTTATGGAAAAGATGTTTCCAGATGTAGTCGCAGTGTCATAGTTTCCAACCTTTATCTGAACCATGGTGCCTTCTTTGTTCTTTTGCCAGTTTACAACATCATAGGCAGCAGGTGGATCCCCATTCACGTCAAAGTAAACTTGCCGATTATCACTCATTTCCACCCTTACTTTCTTGAAGTAGTGCAAAAGCTGGAAAGATAATTGGGCAATATACTTAGCTAAAAGTCCAAATAAACTTTCCGTTTAAATCATCTAAATACATCCCTAAcccttttatatactgtaaaaatgtgtttcattCAATTTTTGGGGAATACCCTTAAAGTTGGGCTTTGGGTTTTAGAGTCAGGTTAACTGGTAATTAAGGACGGTTAAGGAATTAGGTTATGTGTGTGGTTTATGGTTCAGTTTTTAAAGGTAAGCTGTAAGGAATGGGTAAGTATAGTGattcaaacaaacctggaattggtttgttaaaaattctttgcaattagttagcaaatgtcttcaatctaTTCCatgtgtgctggatcacccaggttctcctgtgatagtctatcttcaccagttttggagaactttagtaatcAAATCCTTAAtgtgtttttactgcttgttcagaatattaattttattttagtgtgcAAAGTCTGGACAAAAGTAcaattaaagtaataatttttagaCACTTCTTTACCTGCCAtggtttaaaatttttaatatcCGTGCAGCTTCCTGTCCAGGAGGAACCTTCCTCCTCTTTGCAGAACATAAGGTCATCAAGAGCTTTAGCTATAACATGGACAGCAGTATAAACATTATAAGACGTTCTTAAGCTTGACACGTCATTATAGAGATTATGGATCCCAAACAGGTCCTCATTTCCTGTACATGCATTTAATACATTTCCTGAATCACTGACATTATTTTGGTCAGGTAACGTGCACCCAAAAGCTTCTTCCCAAAAAATTTTGGCCCATGAAGCTCCTGGAATATTGTATGGGTCAATGCTGTTTAGGTAGTATTGAAAGTCTTGGATGTTTGAGCTGTGATAAGCAAAACCAATTGTTCCCAACAAGATTGATGAGTATTTCTCCACTGAGAGGACATTTGATGTAGACCAAGCTTCACTAGCTATAAAGATTTTTCCATTTGTGTTAAGGGCCAAGAGTTCATCAAATAATAGAATAATGTATACGTCCGTAGAGAAAATCAACACAACTTTAGCTGTTGAGTTCTTAATGACCTTGGCAATGTCTTTGATGTTTTTGAAGGACAGAATGCTCTGTATATACTCTGTGAAAGCCACACAAGCTCCAGATCTTGCAACTTCTTGCTTAATGATCTTGATGCCCTCTCGCCCATAATCATCGTCAGCAGCAACAAGACCTATCCATGTCCATCCAAAATGAGTGATCATCTGTGCCAGGCCCTGAGACTGGAAAGCATCACTTGGAACGGTCCTGAAGAAGGAAGGGAACTTTACCCTGTTGCTTAGAAGAGAACTGGTTGAGAAATAGCTTATCTGTTGGATAAAAAGTTGAAAGCAGTTTTCATATGAATATTtgcttgtaaaaatatttgtctttttattttgattgctGTAAAATGGATATAGCAGATAGTAAAACCTAACTAGTGGAAGTAGGAACTGTTCTAGTCATTGAAATGTTCTTGTGTACCCCCCCGGCTGCCTTGATTGGTACAGTGTCCACCTGGCTGCCTTGATGAACCTAATGACCTCCTGGCGCTCTTGATAGCTGTAGCAACCACCTGGCTGCCTTGATGGACATATCTGTACTGGACTCTGCAGTGGGGGCCTGTCTGGGGGTCCATATTAAGGTCTGCCTGAAAGTCTGTAAAGTAGTATGTGCCTGGGGGCCTGTACTGGGGATTTGTACTGAAGCCTGCACTGGTGGTTGAAATCTATACTAAGGTCTTCCTGGGGGTCTGTATTGAAGTCTTGGGGGGAGGGAGTCTGCATTGAGTTTTTCTTCTAAATCTGCATTGAGATCTGCATATTAAAGTCTGCCTGGGTGTCTGTATTGGGGAATTGTACTGAGACGTGGACTAGGGGTCTGTATTGAGGTTTGCCTAGGGTTCTGTACTGAGGTTTGCACAAGGGATCTATACTAAGGTCTGTTACTGGAGATCTGTAGAACTGAGTTCTGTCACCAGGGGTCTGCACGAGGGGCGGCATTGAGGTCTGTCTGAGGATGTGTACTGAGGTGTGCCTGCAGATTTGTACTGAAGATTTGTACAGAAACCTGCTCTGGGGGTCTGTATCAAGGTCTGTACTGTTTGTTactggggtctgtcactgaggtcgtTACTGGGGGGTGGAGTTTGTTACTGAGGCTCAGTTAATAAGGCTAACTACCCCAGTTTTTCTACCCTGTGGCTGAATTTTCTCAGTGTTTACTTCAGGTAGCAAAAATTCTAGACGCAGCACTGACTGGACCATTTGTATGAGCAAAGGAAAGTAGTAACTATCCATAGCACTACAGCACAATGACTATGAGTTTGGGATTCTTTGACTAAGGGCAGTAAAACAAAATTTGTCAACTAGGAATACAGCAGTATCAGAGATGTCATCCCACTCATTTTTATTGGTGGttatattaaatatgaaaaatttgtTAACAGACCAACCGAAAATAACAGTCATATTATgagaaaacattacaaaatattgtgCCTTACCTGTGGGTGTCTGTACAATCCCAAAATGTGAGCCATGAGGATGGAGTAACTAGATGCTGAGTGGCCGATGATGGCAGCAAGTGGGGGGCGGTCACGACAGCGGAAGTTGGGTATGACCCAGTCATGGCCTGTCAACATCCACAGGGTGCCCTCTAGCTCCCTCTGCAGTACAGCACAAGAATCATAAGCATAGAAGCCCAAAGTGATATTGGGGAGAAGACTGGGACTTCGGTTGATTTCATTAACAGCAAACCGCAAAGCCTGGAACTGCTGATAGTGTTCAAAGCGGAACCTGAAAAGTAAGTATGCCATTGTAATTTCTAATTTGTCAGTTGCATCAAATAGTTGTATCCAAAAGTTTAACAGTAGCAACAgcttaataaacattaaaaaagcaggaaaacaaaCCTTTAAATGGCCCGCTGAAActgatttaaaattaatgttttacccccccccccttctttaaCAAAGTTTAATACTATTGatacttaatatttttaaatacataataaaaccaCTTATTGATTGTAAATCAATATCAATATAGCTTTGTggtaacaaaaaaatgacaataatacaaacaatttacaattaatgttttaaccccccccctcctttaacaaagtttattgtcattgaaacttaatagttttaaatacataataaaaccaCCTATTGATTGTATTTCAATATCAATATAGCTTTGTGGTcacaaaaaatgacaataatacaAACAATTTACAATGAATGTTTTACCCCCCCTCCCTTAAACAAAGTTTATTACCATTGATActtaatcattttaaatacataataaaaccaCCTACTTATTGTAAATCAATATCAATATAGCTTTGTGGTcacaaaaaatgacaataatataaacaatttacATGTGCTTGCAATGTGTATCAGGCATGCCTATTTCTGTCAACCTTCATCTCAACGCATTTTGCGGTATTAAAGCTGCTTTATTAGGAGCCCCCTGTCAATGGAGGCCAAACATAGTCGGCGAATAAAAGCCTTAATTGGGATGGAGGAAAATGAGCCACCCAATCAGCCAAAGACATGTCCTTCCTGACCAATCCTAAATCAATGCTGCTCCAACATATTCATCCAAAGCTCAAGACAGCTATTCAAGTACCTTGTTTGGTCAACTGGAGGATAATAGAAATAGTCATGCTTGATGCGCATGTGTGTGAGAATGTTAattgtgatgttaaaaaaaagcttaaaccCCAAAACAGTCAGCTTTTCTTCAGAAATCTACACATACTCCAAATTCTTGTAGAAAGCTTTCCAAGAagagtagtaaaaaaaatgtggtggttGTTGGGTAACTTCATGTCCATGGTCATAAAAGTGTGATGGTCAGAAGTCTACAAACTTTAGACCATATGCACCATTTAAAATGAAGCAAGATCATATGCTAACCCAAGTAATACCAGTATAGACTACTATATAAGGATCTTATAACAGTCTATACAAACAGCAACAGTCAGAAATATTCATATTTCCCCAAAGCTTCCAATACACCAGAGAGATTAAAGGACAACCCGAAGATCTCATCAATCAGTACCGGATCCTTTATTTTCCAATCACAGGCCAGATGTCAGGGAGGTGACCTAGTTGTATTGTTTTACATACAGGAGGATAATATCACATCAGAtttttcctggtttgtttgcattGATTGGCTAAAGGGTCATTTATTTGTAGGTGGCTTACTGAAATCTGTAGATTCCTGGAACACTACAAGTTCTGTATTACAGAAAGCAAAGCAGGTAATGAGGTGTGTTTTACTGACTCACCACCAAGGCCTTGGATGAAAGGGTTTGGGTAAAGGGTAAATGTAGATGTAGATTGCATTTAGGTGTATTATGTGTATGCGTTTACCATGTAAGATGGTTCAAGGTTCACTGTGTGGAGTACTGACCTGCTGTTGACCGCATTCTGAAGTACAGTTGACCTTCTAAGCTTCATCAACCTGCTTCAAGTTGCCTTTATATGTCCCTTGACTGGTATAGTCAGGGAAAACTCATTGAACCCTAGGTGAGGATAACGGGGCCCCAGGCACTTGCTTCCTCtgttgtattataatataaaaaatcccCTGAATGGTGAGACATTCCACAACAATACACAACATTTCTATGACTTACATTGTGCAGACATCTGCAGGGGGTTTCTGTTGAAATGTGACTTCTGGGTAGAGTTTGTCAATGTGGAGGGGAATCACAGCTCCAATGAGAACATCTCCAGATACCAATATGCCACTAAGAGACACGTCTGATGGGTTACTATCTGAATAGGAGGTGGGGACATTGTAAATGAGAACAAGGTGCCAGAGCGTTCGGTACAGATGGGGCATCAACCTGCAAGAAAAAATCACAGTCATAAGAGGACCTGTTGCTTTTCAAAGTCATCAGAAAGATGCCAATCTAAGATGTCCGGCACAGGGTCAGCTGCAAATTTGGAGGGGTTATGCACAGGACAGCCCAGCTAAATttcaacaataacaaaatattccatatatataaaatgtataaaaacatatttaaatcatgttttaaagTAATGTTGATGATGGTTATCTATATTATAAGATATGACATTGGATACCATTGGTAGGGTTTGCTTTATTGTACCCCCTGGACTGCCATGTAACCATTTTGATAGAAATATTTCATACAAAGTAATAGATCTACAACATATATTATACTCTCACTATCATGGTTTGATGGAAAAGGCCAGGCTTTGGTCATTAATGGTATAATATTTTGATTACTATGAATAAAGGTTTCATTTATAGAAGGTGCTGACCCTACATGTGCATCATGCATTTTAGCCTGCTCCGGTTCCATTATGTGAAGGCCACATGTGCCAATGTGAACATTATCAGAATTTATTTGATAGCGCACATGATAAAAATACTGATATGGTTAGATTCATAGAAAAAAGGAGTCTATGTTAGGTAAAAGAAAGGAGATCAGTGTGGACAGTATGTGTCAGGATCATCATAATGGTTGGGTATACCTTGCATTGCTAGTACTGAGTTACATATGTATCAAAATTTATTACAGTGCCAAAAGCTATATGTTGAGAACAAATGTGTATCCAGAATGCTTGATTTTATTATTAGGCACATAGGAGTTAAATGTTCAGTCCAATTAAGTCCACTATTGTGTCCATTCTATGTAGATAGGTGTGTCATTTCCAGTTGTGTCGGATGTTGGAGTTTCTTGCTGTGTTTCCGTGGTCCCATTTACCACCATTGTTACTGTAAAGCAGTAAGGCCAATGAAAGGAAACCAAAGTACAGGGATGGTGTTGGGTATGCTCTTTTGTAACCAAAACCCTTACAAAAGGGCAGAATCGATGGACTGCTTTTAGCAGTGTACCAATGGCCATGTACATGTGGATGCTATGAGGTCTTGGATCGAAAAGGGGAGGACCCATTTCAAAAGCTGTTGTAGTTCTATAACAAACTTATATTTACCTGAAGAGTGcatattttttgaaaactttgtttgtaaatatatttagttagCCAACAAAAGACATACTACTGcttagttattattattgcaaCTACAACTATGAAAATCCCCAGCACTGCTCCCCCATAATGTGCGGACCATGGTATTGGCATTAATTTGCTTGGCTTGCAATGAATCATGTTAACTTCAACATAAGCTTTGCTTGtgcaatacaataaagaaaatcatttaaaaaaatagagccTACAGAGAATTGAATATTTGATGCAACCCAGGATCCTGCAGTAAGTGACCCCTTGGTATCTATAGCAGTGGGATCTTACAGAAAAGTTttcttgcaaatgatttttattagaagcgagtaaattgattttttttgtggcatAGCAATAGCCATAGTAGTCCATGGGGCCTGGGGTATTAGGGATCCTCATTGGGGAGGCTGTTAAGGAAAAACAAACTGTGATTTTTCCAATAGAGAAAGGCTGAAGTCAGAGCCCAGGGTGATCTCAAGTCTCAAATCTCTCTGTGCAGGAAGAAGCATTGGCTTGAATTAGCAATGCAGTCTGCAGTCTAAAATCAACACTGCATGCCTGAGGCAGTCACAAAAATCCCCAGATTTCTCCCTACTAAGCCTTTTTAGCAATGCTGATGTCTGCAGTTccatatgaaaaaaagtttaaaaaagctagatctaaaaaaaagtagtaatatgcaaaataatttataatttatcctaaaataaaatatcaatatggtTGTCTTGTACTAAATATGCTTTGGTCATGGTGAGGGGGATGGAATTGGTAAGGGACGGGGGTGGGTGTGGTGTTAAAACTTAGTTATTGGAAGTtttaccttcactttctgttccagtgacactCAAACAGGTTGGGTTACCAAATATGTTCTGTAAATGGTTACTGACCAGGGTCATCAGGGCTAGTAAAGGCAGAACctacacagcaataaaaccagATTGTGGTTTTAATCTCTCCTCATtcaatcaaaagtaaaaaaaataggtttggaCTAAGCCACAATATTATTTCTGCACACTGACATCCAGGGCTGTATGGCAGACAAGGACACATACCAGGCCTGCAATGGTTTTCCCTATTCTACACACCTACCTCATTCTGTCCTTCTCTCCTGTACTGTATACACTGTCTGTCCTTTATATAGGGTACATGTAAGTATTATCACTCCCTCCCTCTTATAATTACATGTCCATAGTGGTTAGCTCTGCTAGTCCTGGATAATTAGCAAGGCCCATGTGCATTTCACAGCACAAGGACATCTAATTACTCAGTATCCTACAACAGATGATGCACATAGCAGACTTTGAATAGCAGAAGTTAAATGTTCACATAAAAATGTTCCAGGCATACATTATAAAGGGGATTATgacttaaatttaaattttaatagattttatttaatgtgattttatattttaagtttacAATTTTGGAGTGTGATGTTTATTGCTAAATGTAGATGGGCAGGTATTCCAAATGGTAGTGCTATGATTCATTACTTTGGGACCAGTATCAACCAGACTAAAGCCATGGTTTTAATTTAAAGGAATTAGAGCTGTCCAGCCCCAAAGGTGGCACGGTTTTTCAGAAGCTTCATGTAGCATTTTGTGTTGTTCATCTGCTTAATAGTTTCTAAATACTCGAAtgggaattcttcccaatggcataAGAAGttataaaatgattaaaagcTTTCTGATGGGCAGCAGATGACTCATGATCCCTTgtgaaatggggaaaaaagacgaGAGCAACTGCATTGCTGCAAGTCTAAATGTCTGGGAAGGGTACGGGAGAGGAGGTCATGTGGAATGACCTCTGCCTCATAGCTGCACCTGGCTAATAGGGACTCTTGATTCTCCTCTTGGAGTTTAGAATTCAGGCATCCTGTTGTTCCTAAATCTTTTTTGTCTCCACCTAGAGGGACCCAAATACTTTTGTCCAAAGAGTGAAGTTTTAAAACTTGGTTGAACAGGAAGACAAAGATGGTGGTGGAATTCTTAGAGTAAGGTTTGAATAACTAAAATAATCGGAATCAACTCCCACTGGTCAATCTGAACACCACTACTCTTAATCTAAAAAGCTCCAAAATTATGcaccacacaattttttttctggtccacATAAACAAGGGCTTCAATTACAACTCTGTCCCAGTGATTATCCTAGCTGTGATGGCCTACCTCAAACAGAGAAATGATCCCTCTAGAACTTGGATCCAGCCCTGGGGCCTACAACTAGGCACATAGCCTGCTCTAACAACCTCCCATTTCTCAACAGAAAAAGGACTGGAAAAATGTACCCTTTACCCAAAAgggaaggagaaaaagaaaaatggaccCGTCCAGAGCCTTTCAGAAAATTGCTGTAAGGAGATGCATATCTGGATCTGGCTGGCTATCCTGTCCGGTAAGCCACCCAATACCGTTTGCCCTGTTTATTCCCTTCAGTTTGTGGGGAAAGACCAAGCCCTCTAAACAAGCTGTGTGGTTTAATGACTTTATGTAACCCTCTGgggtcattgccagcaaagagcaTTGTATGAACGCCAAGAACAATAGAGCCAAACCATAGTAATCTTATTTAAGCCATTTGGGCCAGGGATGTCAAACCTAAATCCAAAGCTCGAATACAAAGGCAGCTGCACCTTTCATCTGTGGGCCACACTTTGACAGATATTCTTTTGGTATAGCTGGACAATTATTGTCCTCTTACATCCTCCTATTGAAATCCTAACAACAATAGCTCAATAGACTTCATAAACTACAGGGCAGTGTAATTTGCAGAGAATGTACAGTATACAAGGATTGTCCTTGCTGTGCCACTTACCCTGCTGTAGGTTCCCACTATATTTAGACAGCTTTGCAGCCTTTTTTGACCATC belongs to Pyxicephalus adspersus chromosome 2, UCB_Pads_2.0, whole genome shotgun sequence and includes:
- the LOC140322279 gene encoding extracellular calcium-sensing receptor-like, producing the protein MLSSHSYIKEASARWLMPHLYRTLWHLVLIYNVPTSYSDSNPSDVSLSGILVSGDVLIGAVIPLHIDKLYPEVTFQQKPPADVCTMFRFEHYQQFQALRFAVNEINRSPSLLPNITLGFYAYDSCAVLQRELEGTLWMLTGHDWVIPNFRCRDRPPLAAIIGHSASSYSILMAHILGLYRHPQISYFSTSSLLSNRVKFPSFFRTVPSDAFQSQGLAQMITHFGWTWIGLVAADDDYGREGIKIIKQEVARSGACVAFTEYIQSILSFKNIKDIAKVIKNSTAKVVLIFSTDVYIILLFDELLALNTNGKIFIASEAWSTSNVLSVEKYSSILLGTIGFAYHSSNIQDFQYYLNSIDPYNIPGASWAKIFWEEAFGCTLPDQNNVSDSGNVLNACTGNEDLFGIHNLYNDVSSLRTSYNVYTAVHVIAKALDDLMFCKEEEGSSWTGSCTDIKNFKPWQLLHYFKKVRVEMSDNRQVYFDVNGDPPAAYDVVNWQKNKEGTMVQIKVGNYDTATTSGNIFSINTSSVWWPNGGHEVPVSICSESCLPGFRKAPRRGEPICCFECVPCPQGEISNETDAIDCSKCPWDMWPNAEKDQCLPKPIEYLSYSEPLGITLMATSLTSSIVPVSIFKLFLRYKTTPIVRANNYSVSCVLLLSLSLCFLCSLSFIGYPESKKCLLRQAAFGMAFALCVSCILAKTIMVVFAFMATKPGSSLKKWTSPHVSYMVIFTGSLLQFILCISWVVAAPPFPQNNIETQPGIIVVECNENSPTAFWSMLGYLSLLASISFVVAFLARRLPDNFNEAKFITFSMLAFLSVWISYIPASLSSKGKYTVAMEIFAIQSSSWALVICMFLPKCFIILFRPDMNSKEHLMGKDKGRK